The nucleotide sequence CTGTTCGGCGCCCGGGACTGGGGCCTGGTGATCTACGACGAGGTGCACCTGCTGCCGGCGCCGATCTTCCGGTTCACCGCCGACCTCCAGGCCCGCCGCCGGCTCGGCCTGACCGCCACGCTGGTCCGGGAGGACGGCCGGGAGGGCGACGTCTTCTCGCTCATCGGCCCGAAGCGGTACGACGCGCCGTGGAAGGACATCGAGGCGCAGGGCTGGATCGCCCCGGCCGACTGCACCGAGGTGCGTGTCACGCTCACCGACGCCGAGCGGATGACGTACGCGGTCGCGGAGCCGGAGGAGCGCTACCGGGTGGCGGCGACCGCCCGGACCAAGCTGCCGGTGGTGAAGGCGCTCGTCGACCGGCACGCCGACGACCAGGTGCTGGTGATCGGCGGCTACATCGACCAGCTGCACGAGCTGGGCGAGACGCTCGACGCGCCGATCGTGCAGGGCTCCACCACCAACAAGGAACGGGAACGCCTCTTCGACGCGTTCCGGGCCGGCGAGGTCTCCACCCTGGTCATCTCCAAGGTCGGCAACTTCTCCATCGACCTGCCGGAGGCGGCGGTGGCGATCCAGGTCTCCGGCACCTTCGGGTCGCGCCAGGAGGAGGCGCAGCGGCTCGGCCGGGTGCTCCGACCCAAGGCGGACCGCCGGCAGGCGCACTTCTACACCGTCGTCTCCCGGGACACCATCGACACCGAGTACGCCGCACACCGGCAGCGCTTCCTGGCCGAGCAGGGGTACGCGTACACGATCGTGGACGCCGACGACGTACTCGGGCCGCCACTGCCCAGCGTGGACTGAGCAGCGTCAGGCGCCCTCACGGGTCAGCCGGACGAAGGCCCGCCAGGCCTCCGGTTCGAAGGTGAGCGCCGGCCCCTGCCGGTCCTTGCTGTCCCGGACCAGCACCCGACCGGGAAGGTTGTCGGCGACCTCCACGCAGGTCCGGTGCCGGTGCTGCGAGTTTAGGTCCGCCAGCGCGCGGTCATCGCGTCGAACACGTTCCGGCCTTCGCTGCGGCGACGGCGGCCGCTGCGGCCTGTTCGGCGACGGTTTCGTCGATCGGTTCATGGGTGACGAGCATCCGGTAATAGAAGGGTGCGCCGAGAGTTCGGATCACCTCTACCGGGTCGGTGTCGGTGGGTAGATCCCCGCGCTTAATGGCGTGTCGCACGAGCTCGGCTGCCAGGTCGTTGCGGGCCTGGAAGAAATCGTGCAGCGCCTGCGCGGCTCGCGGGTCGTGTACGCCCGCGGCGATCAGGCCGAGCATTATCGGACGCCAGGCCGGGTGGGTGTAGAAGCGGTAGATACCCAACGCCAAACCGTGCAGGTCCAGCTCTATCGAACCGGTGTCCGGCAGGGGCACCTCGGCCATGGACAGGTCGTGGAGGAGTTCGGCGAGTAGGCCAACCGGGTCGCGCCATCGACGGTACACGGTGCTCTTGGCGACTCCGGCGATCTCCGCGACGCGTTCCATGCTCAGGGCGGGGTACCCGTGGGCCTCCAGTTCGGCGCGGGTGGCGGCCAAGACGGCGGCGCGGACACGTTCGGTGCGCCCGCGGGGTCGCACTGTTCCAGGGGCCGGGCGGTCGTCGGACAAGAGCGGCTCCTCTCTCGGGTGATCGGCGTCCTGTCCAGCTAGCTTAACGCAACCACGTTCTCTTTTGCCCACCCCCATCGAGGCGTTAAGAAAACGACGGTTGCGTTAGCGGTGCTGCGGTGCCACCTTGAACACGCTTAACGCTACTATGGTTTCGTTAACATCGCCGTGCAGGCACATACGTCACGGCAGGCCGCTGCCGCAAGACCGACGTTGCGAGCCCAGCTCACCGGGGCCATCAGGGCCACGCGGGTCAGGTCTCGCAGATCGGAACACTGGACGCAGGGAGATACACGATGGACACAGGCAACAGGGGCTTCTCCGAGTCAGGGCTGCGCAGACTGCGCGACGTGCTGGCCCGGCACGTCGAGTCCAGGAGGATTCCCGGGCTCGTCGCCCTGGTCAGCCGGGGCGGTCAGACGCACGTCGAGGCGCTCGGGAAGCTGCCCGACCGCCGCGTCCGCACGAAGACCCGCATGATCAAACGCTCGAACTCCAAATACCAAGCCCGCGGACCGAACGTCGACCGCCGCACCTACAAAGCGACCACCAGCATCGACGTCATCACCAACGACCCTTGACCAACCAGCCACCGCCCTAACTGAACGGCGTTGGGACTAGAAGTCAAATCTGGTTGAGATCGACCTCGACAGAGAAGGGCACGGTCAACTTCACGACGCCGGTGAAGATTTCGCCATCGCGGTAGCGTCCGGTCGCCGGGTCGAGAACGTACGTGTAGACGAGAGGCGCCCCGGTCAGGGCCTGTTCGACACGCCAATAGAACTGGATGCCAACCCTCGCGTACTGATCAGCCTTGACGATCCGATCGGTCGTCTCCGAGCCAGGAGAGACCACCTCGACCACGAGGAGCACGTGCTCGGGCCGGGTCGGAGTGACGTCGATGGTGTCCGCCCGGTAGACCGTGACGTCAGGACGACGGTTGTTCAGCGGCACGTCCTGGAGCCGGACATCGAAGTCGGTGTCGGCGTTCCAATCAGGCCCCGCAGCGGCGTCCAAGGCGTTCGCCAGAAGCCTGGCCAGGCGGTTATGCCGCTTGGAGGCGCTCGGACTCACGAGGACCATCCCATCCACGATCTCGATGCCCACACACTGCTCTTCTGTCCACGTCGCGTATTGCTCGGCCGTGACCTGCTCATGCATCCAGGCCGGCGCGACCATCTCGACAGTCATACACACCTCCTGAATCGTGGCCGGCTGCCAACCTCAAGGTACCGTGGCTCTGGCGACAAGCAGACCTCTCGACACTTTTATGCCGATTTGTCCCCGATTCAACCTCCGACTCAGCGCCCTCAATCATCGGCAATCTGAACCAGGGCAATCTGGACTGGATGCAGTCGGCCGCCACATTTCAGGGCAGGAGCAGTCGTTCAAGGCGCTCGACAGCACGCAGTGCCTCGCCCCGGTGCTTGGCCTGTTTCAGCCAGCCGGGCAGTCGGGACACCACCGAGGCGTTCGCCGTGCCGTGCCGTTCTCGAAGCCCGGCCCGCAGGAACTCCTTGAGGTAATCGAGGTGATGCGTGTTGAAGGCCCACAATGTGTGACCGGCGCAAGGGGTCTGCAGCCACAACGGCAGACCGAAGCAGTTGTCCACCAGAGCTGCGGGCACCATGACCGGACGCAACTCGTAGATCGCGTTGGTCGTGGCACCGCAGCCGTCGCAGTGCAGGGTGACGAATCGATGCTTCGGCGCCGTTTTCACCTGGCGATCCACGTACATCCGGCGCCCGCAGTGACCGCACCGCTGCCGCATGCTGATGACTGCCGGACCAGCCCAGCTGTCGGGGAGGTGGCGTCGACAGTGGCCACATTCACAGCCGGCGGGCCTGTGTTGTCGGCGCGAGAACCCACAGGTCACGCAGGCGACTGCCGCCGGCCGCCAGGTCCGCCCGGCGCCGTCCCATTCCCGCGAGACCCTCGCCGCCGCGCGGCACTGCGGGCATTGAACGACGAACTCACCGGAAAAGCGGGCCAGCCGCCGCCCATCGTCAACGAAGCGCCCCTTCATCACCGGCCGAGTGTAGGCGGCAGGATCGGGTACGACCTCGAGATTTTCACCTCAAGGGTTCGTATCCGTCCGAACAGTGAAGGGTTGCGTTGTCAGCGTCTGCAACGCCCGGCAGGCCCCGGCACTGGTTGGCGGCGACCCGCCGACCGGCCGATACTCGACAGGTGATCTATGCGGCGGCGGGCGACTCAGCACGAGAGTGCGACGACGCCGAACCCGTCGACCTTGACTGGGAGCGAGGCAGCAAGGTTGACCTGAGGGTCATCAAGCAGGCTGCCGTGCGGGAGGGGCGTCCGGAGTCGGAGTACTTACGGAACGGCTGTTCCTGCGATCGGCCCCGGCCCAGATACCGGCGTGGCTGCCCGTTGCTCCGCGCGGTCCACACCGGTATCTGCCGGACATTCCGAAGAGGGTTTCAGCAGGTGTATCCGATGTATACGGCGTACCGGATGACCCACGTCGAAAGGTGACCCAGGTGGGTTTCCCCTGGCCCCACACACGGATAGTAGTCCGTGCCCCAGAAATCCGTCGCCCGGAGAACCACGCGAGTGTTGCCGCAGTGATTGTAAGAGCGCGTTTTAGATGTGGTCGCACGGCGTGTGCGTCGGTAGGTGAGGCAGTGGTCGATGTGCCGGTATGGATCGATCGCGCCGGTACCCCTCCGACCTGACGGACCTACAGTGGGCGCTCATCGAGCAGGTGCTACCGCCGCCGAAGTGGATGGGCCGCCCGGAGAAGCACTCCCGCAGGGCCATCGTTGACGCGATCTTGTACGTGGTGCGGACGGGCTGCGCCTGGCGGTACCTGCCAGCGGACTTCCCGCCGTGGCAGACCGTGTACGGCCGGTTCCGGCAGTGGAACAAGACCGGCGCCACCGAGAGAATCCTGGACGAGCTGCGCGAACAGGTCCGGATCAGCCAGGGCCGCAACCCGCAACCGAGTGCGGGGATCATCGACTCCCAGAGCGTCAGGACCGCCGACACCGTCCCGACGACCACCCAGGGCTACGATGCGGGCAAGAAGATCAGTGGGAGGAAACGGTTCGTCGTCACCGACACGTTGGGGCTGCTGCTCGTGGTGTGCGTGGTCGCGGCGAGCGTGCAGGACCGAGACGGCGCGAAGGGCACCTTGCTGAGCCTCTACCACGCCCTCGGAGTCCGATACGTCCTCGCCGATGGCGGCTTCGCGGGTGTACTCGTCGACTGGTGCCAGCGGTTCCTGAAGCTGACCTTGGAGATCGTCCGCAAACCCAAAGGGCAGAAGGGATTCGTGCTGATCCCCCGCCGTTGGCCGGTAGAGCGCACGTTCGGCTGGTTGATGCTCCACCGCCGCCTGGCACGGGACTACGAAACCCACCCGGAGGTCTCCGAACACATGATCCGCTGGGCCGCGATCAACGGCATGCTCGGCTACCTCGCCCGCGGCGGACCCGCCACCCGCCAACCCCGACGCACCTTCCACACGCCGGAGTAGCCACATCTAAAACGCGCACTCACATCGGCTGTGGCTCTCGATCGCGGCCAGAGCACGTACCCGCGAGGCAGCGGTTCGACGGTGTCGTCCCCGCGTGCCGTCAGTACCCGTCGGGGTGGTCGCGGAGCCAGCGTTCCCGGTCCCGGCGTTCCCAGGCCAGCCGCTCGCGCAGCGCGGCGAACTCCCGCTCGCCCTGTGCGGCCAGCTCGGCCCGTTCCTCCTCGGGGATCTCCGCCCAGCGCTCGATGAACTGGTCCACCCGCGCGTCGACCGCCGAGGCGAAGACCGGTGTGCCGGCCGCCTCGCGCAGCCCGCGCCGGCCGGCGAGTACGTCGGCGACGAGCCGGCGGAACTCCGGGTCGTCGGTACGCTCGCTGAGCACCTTCAGCGACTCGCGCAGGTGTCGGGAGAGCGCCGGGTCGCCCCCGGCCACGTCCAGCATCGGCTCGTCCTGCTCGTCCTGCTTGTTCGGTCGGGTCATCTGGTCCTCCGGCTCATTCCCGGTGGTGCGAGACGGGCGGTTCCTTCGGCGGCCGTACCGCCGGGTGGTCGTACTCCCGGGACGGCAGGTACGGCAGCTTGGCGTTCTCCACCTCGCCGAGCAGCCCGGCGACCACCCCGGTGTACGCCTGGGCGATGTTCCAGAGGTGGTTCTGCACACTGAGGATCTGCTGCCACTTCGCCGCCGCCTGACCGGCGGTGAAGGCGATGCTGGCACCGCCGAGGAACGGCCCGATGACGGTCACCGCCGAGGCGGCGGTCGCGGCCATCTCGATCCCGATCGCGATCAGCAGGTCGGTCAACCCCTCCAGCAGCCCCTTCAGGGCGCCGGCCGTCTCGTAGACGCTGAACGCGGTCGTCTCCAACTGGTGGCCGAGCGAGACGAGGACGCTGATCTGCCCCCGGAGCACCTTCGAGATCCCGCTGAAGTACTCGTCGGCGGCGTCGGCGGCGTTCCCCTCCCAGCCGTAGCCGACGGTGGCGACGGCGGAGTTGACGGTGCTGGCACAGGCGTCGTTGAAGGCGCCCAGATGCTGCACCGCCTGGCCGGCGGTCTGTAGCGCCTGCCAGTCGCCGGTCAGCTCCTCGGCGAGCCACTGCCACGGGTTGGTGCCGCAGACGAACTCGGCGGCCCGGCCCAGCCAGTACGACGGGCTGATGTACTGCGGCAGCCCGAGTACGTTCTCCAGGGTGTCGGGGATCGGGTCCTGCGCCTTCGGCTCGACCAGGTCGTCGATGGGTGCGGCCATGCCGGTCGTGCTCCTCCTCGCCCGCTCAGTACGTCCGGTCGAACTTCTCGGCCGAGGCGACGTCCGTGTTCTGGTAGTAGTCGGCGGCCCGGTCGACCTCTTCGGCGGACAGGGTGAATACGTTCGCGAGCTGGGCGTAGGAGATCGTCAGCGTCCCCCTGACCCGGCTGACGGCATCGAAGACCGTCTGGTAGAGCGGCCCCTTGGCGCCGCTTATCTCCAGCCACCGGTCGGTGTAGCGCTGCGCGGCCTCGGCGTCGTCGATCAGCCCGGCGATCTCGGCGCCGAACTCGCGGATGACGGCCGGCTCCGCCTTGAAGTACGGCAC is from Micromonospora sp. WMMD1102 and encodes:
- a CDS encoding TetR/AcrR family transcriptional regulator, with translation MAATRAELEAHGYPALSMERVAEIAGVAKSTVYRRWRDPVGLLAELLHDLSMAEVPLPDTGSIELDLHGLALGIYRFYTHPAWRPIMLGLIAAGVHDPRAAQALHDFFQARNDLAAELVRHAIKRGDLPTDTDPVEVIRTLGAPFYYRMLVTHEPIDETVAEQAAAAAVAAAKAGTCSTR
- a CDS encoding Uma2 family endonuclease, whose protein sequence is MTVEMVAPAWMHEQVTAEQYATWTEEQCVGIEIVDGMVLVSPSASKRHNRLARLLANALDAAAGPDWNADTDFDVRLQDVPLNNRRPDVTVYRADTIDVTPTRPEHVLLVVEVVSPGSETTDRIVKADQYARVGIQFYWRVEQALTGAPLVYTYVLDPATGRYRDGEIFTGVVKLTVPFSVEVDLNQI
- a CDS encoding IS5 family transposase — its product is MDRSRRYPSDLTDLQWALIEQVLPPPKWMGRPEKHSRRAIVDAILYVVRTGCAWRYLPADFPPWQTVYGRFRQWNKTGATERILDELREQVRISQGRNPQPSAGIIDSQSVRTADTVPTTTQGYDAGKKISGRKRFVVTDTLGLLLVVCVVAASVQDRDGAKGTLLSLYHALGVRYVLADGGFAGVLVDWCQRFLKLTLEIVRKPKGQKGFVLIPRRWPVERTFGWLMLHRRLARDYETHPEVSEHMIRWAAINGMLGYLARGGPATRQPRRTFHTPE
- a CDS encoding type VII secretion target, with the translated sequence MTRGERVPYFKAEPAVIREFGAEIAGLIDDAEAAQRYTDRWLEISGAKGPLYQTVFDAVSRVRGTLTISYAQLANVFTLSAEEVDRAADYYQNTDVASAEKFDRTY